Sequence from the Herbaspirillum sp. meg3 genome:
AGCGCGCGTATGGCTCGGGCATCACCGAGCTGGCCGCGCTGGTGGCGCATCTGAATCGCACCGGCCCCGGCTGTCCGTACAACAACGGCGTCTGGACGGAAGCCAATTATCAAGAAGAGATTGCTCGCCTGGCAGCTTAAGCCGGCAGCCAGCCTACCTCAGGAGAAATAGCAATGAGAACGACAGCCAATGATCCAGTCGATGCGGTCCTCGCCGTTGGATTGAAAGATTTGTGGTACCCGATTTGCCCATCTGAATTCGTCGCCGAGCGCCCTGTGTCGCTGCGCCGTCTGGGCAAGAAGTTTGTACTCTGGCGTGAAGCCAACGGCACCTTGCACGCGCTGGAAGATCACTGTCCGCACCGCGGCGCGCCGCTGTCCATGGGTATCGCCATGGGCGACCGCATCGCCTGCGGCTACCACGGCGTGCAAGTGCGTTTTGACGGCGTCGTCATGAGCGTGCCTGGCAGCCCTGGCTGCAAACTGGAAGGCGCCAAAGCCACCCGTTCGTATCACGTCACCGAAGCCTGCGGCGCGATCTTCTTGTTCAACGCCAGCAGCGACATCGCCGAACCGCCGCCGCTGCAATTGCCGGAAGAACTGACCAGCCCTGAGTATTCCAACTTCCTCTGCTACACCGAATGGAAGGGCGACTACCGCTATGTGCTGGACAACGTCATGGATCCGATGCACGGCACCTTCCTGCACAAGCAATCGCACTCGATGGCCGAAGGCGACAACACCGCCTCGTTCGGCATCCGTGAGACCGACATCGGCTTCATCTTCGAAAAAGAAGGCCAGCGCGACGTCAACTTCGACTGGACCGAATGGGCCGACACCGGTCTGCACTGGATGCGTCTTGCGATCCCGTATCCGAAGACCGGCGGCCCTGGCGGCAGCTTTTACATTGTCGGCAGCTACACGCCTATCGTCGACAACATCGCTGCCGTCTTCCACTGGCGTTGCCGCAAGCTGACCGGCTGGCAAAAAGACACCTGGCGCTTCCTCTATCGCAACCGTCTGGAAGCGCGTCACTGGAACGTGCTGGAGCAAGACCGTGCCGTGCTCGAAGTAATGGAACCGGACGCCAACCAGCGCGAAATGCTGTATCAGCACGACATGGGCATCGTCCGTCTGCGCCGTCATATGCGCAACCTCGCCAAGGAGCAACTGGCGAAGGAAGAAGCCGCGCAGGAAAGCAAATCGGCAAAGGCAGCGTAGGTAGATGACTACGCAGATGACTACGCCGATGACGACAGTGCGTCACGTCAAGACCGGCAAGGTGGCCGAGCTGGCCACCGCAACCTGGTCCAATTGCCTTGTGATCGGCAATGAGATTTCCATGTCGGGCATGACCGCGCATCCGGCTTCGCGCAACAGCGTTCTATCGACTTATGAGCAGACGCTGGTGGTGCTGGGCAAGGTGCGCGATCTGGTGGAAGCGGCCGGCGGCACATTGGGCAGCATCTACAAGCTGGTGATTTACGTGAAGGATATTGCGGACAAGGACGAAGTGGGTCGCGCGCGCCGCGATTTCTTCAAGGCACCTTATCCGTGTTCGACGCTGGTGGAAGTCAGCGGTCTGGTGTTTCCCGAATTGACGGTCGAGATCGATGCATTCGCGCGGCTCGACATCGATTTGCAGCAAGCAGTGAATTAACAAATTCAATAGGTTCAGTATGAGCAGCTCTCTTCTTTCCGTCCGTGTCCAGGCCATGCGCTTCGAAGCGCAGGGCATCGTCAGCGTCGAGCTGGTGTCGCCTGAAGGCGCAGAGTTGCCCGCCTTCGAAGCCGGTTCGCACATCGACCTGCATCTGGCCAACGGCATCGTGCGCAGCTATTCGCTGCTGAACGCCCCGGCCGAGCGTCATCGCTATGTGGTCGGCGTGCTCAACGATCGCAACAGCCGCGGCGGTTCGCGTTATGTACACGAGCAACTGCGTGTCGGAGCGACGCTGACGATTTCAGCGCCGCGCAATAATTTCCCGGTTGACGAGAGCGCCGCACATTCGGTGCTGATCGCCGGCGGCATCGGCATCACGCCGATCTCCTGCATGCTCAATTACCTGCGCGGCAAGGGCAAGTCGGCCGAGCTGCTGTACTGCGCGCGCTCGCGTGCGGAGGCCGCGTTTGCCAACGAGCTGCTGCAACAGCCGGACGTGAACAGCCACTTCGACGCCGAGAAAGGTGCGCCGCCGGACCTGCGCGCTTTCCTCGCGAGCAAGCCGAAGGACGCGCATTTCTACTGCTGCGGCCCGACGCCGATGCTCAACGCCTTCGAAGCGATTTGCGCCGAACTCAATCTGCCCAACGTGCACATTGAGCGTTTCGCGGCAGCCGAAAACGTCGAAGCCGTACAAGGCGATGAATACGTCGCTGAACTGGCGCGCAGCAAGAAGTCGGTCACGGTACCGGCCGGTAAATCCTTG
This genomic interval carries:
- a CDS encoding recombinase-like helix-turn-helix domain-containing protein, yielding MVATVTEVYLNPHQARRRAPTQYEDLLGDSIERAYGSGITELAALVAHLNRTGPGCPYNNGVWTEANYQEEIARLAA
- a CDS encoding RidA family protein, which translates into the protein MTTQMTTPMTTVRHVKTGKVAELATATWSNCLVIGNEISMSGMTAHPASRNSVLSTYEQTLVVLGKVRDLVEAAGGTLGSIYKLVIYVKDIADKDEVGRARRDFFKAPYPCSTLVEVSGLVFPELTVEIDAFARLDIDLQQAVN
- a CDS encoding aromatic ring-hydroxylating dioxygenase subunit alpha, which encodes MRTTANDPVDAVLAVGLKDLWYPICPSEFVAERPVSLRRLGKKFVLWREANGTLHALEDHCPHRGAPLSMGIAMGDRIACGYHGVQVRFDGVVMSVPGSPGCKLEGAKATRSYHVTEACGAIFLFNASSDIAEPPPLQLPEELTSPEYSNFLCYTEWKGDYRYVLDNVMDPMHGTFLHKQSHSMAEGDNTASFGIRETDIGFIFEKEGQRDVNFDWTEWADTGLHWMRLAIPYPKTGGPGGSFYIVGSYTPIVDNIAAVFHWRCRKLTGWQKDTWRFLYRNRLEARHWNVLEQDRAVLEVMEPDANQREMLYQHDMGIVRLRRHMRNLAKEQLAKEEAAQESKSAKAA
- a CDS encoding PDR/VanB family oxidoreductase, which encodes MSSSLLSVRVQAMRFEAQGIVSVELVSPEGAELPAFEAGSHIDLHLANGIVRSYSLLNAPAERHRYVVGVLNDRNSRGGSRYVHEQLRVGATLTISAPRNNFPVDESAAHSVLIAGGIGITPISCMLNYLRGKGKSAELLYCARSRAEAAFANELLQQPDVNSHFDAEKGAPPDLRAFLASKPKDAHFYCCGPTPMLNAFEAICAELNLPNVHIERFAAAENVEAVQGDEYVAELARSKKSVTVPAGKSLLDALLDAGLDVDHSCREGVCGACETKVLEGEPEHRDGVLSKAEKASNKMMMVCVSGCKGRRLVLDL